A portion of the Manihot esculenta cultivar AM560-2 chromosome 2, M.esculenta_v8, whole genome shotgun sequence genome contains these proteins:
- the LOC110603116 gene encoding cytochrome P450 86A1, with product METLPFFFTLAAATSAYLFWFYLLARKLTGPKVWPLVGSLPVLFKNRRLIHDWIASNLRAIGDASTYQTCTVALPFLARRQGFYTVTCHPKNMEHILRTRFDNYPKGPHWQTAFHDLLGQGIFNSDGDTWLIQRKTAALEFTTRTLRQAMARWVNRTIKNRLWSILDKAASEKLSVDLQDLLLRLTFDNICGLTFGKDPQTLSPELPENPFAIAFDTATEATLQRLLYPGFLWRVEKILGIGAEKRLKKSLKVVENYMDDAIAARKGNPSDDLLSRFMKKKDADGNLFPIAVLQRIALNFVLAGRDTSSVALSWFFWLVMNHPEVEAKIVKEISTTLEKTRGNDHQKWLDEPLDFDEADKLVYLKAALAETLRLYPSVPQDFKYVVADDVLPDGTFVPAGSTVTYSIYSVGRMESIWGEDCMEFKPERWLSLEGNRFEPPKDSYKFVSFNAGPRTCLGKDLAYLQMKSVASAVLLRYRLSLVPGHSVQQKMSLTLFMKNGLRVFLHPRTLT from the coding sequence ATGGAGACCTTACCTTTCTTTTTTACCTTGGCAGCTGCTACATCTGCTTATCTCTTTTGGTTTTATCTCCTAGCTCGTAAACTTACTGGTCCTAAGGTATGGCCGCTAGTGGGAAGTCTCCCGGTTCTCTTCAAGAACAGGAGACTGATCCATGACTGGATCGCTAGTAATCTTCGGGCAATTGGTGATGCATCAACTTACCAAACGTGTACTGTAGCTCTTCCATTCCTGGCTCGCAGGCAAGGATTCTATACAGTCACTTGCCATCCCAAGAACATGGAGCATATTCTTCGAACTCGGTTTGATAATTATCCCAAGGGCCCTCACTGGCAAACTGCGTTCCATGAtcttttgggtcaagggatctTTAACAGTGATGGAGATACATGGCTTATACAACGGAAAACTGCAGCTCTAGAGTTCACTACAAGGACTTTGAGGCAAGCCATGGCTCGGTGGGTGAACAGGACGATAAAGAATCGTTTATGGAGCATTTTAGACAAAGCAGCTTCTGAGAAGCTCTCGGTGGACTTGCAAGACTTGCTGCTCCGGTTAACCTTCGATAACATATGTGGACTCACCTTTGGGAAAGATCCCCAAACGCTCTCTCCAGAATTGCCAGAAAACCCATTCGCTATTGCATTTGATACAGCGACTGAAGCTACCCTTCAACGGCTTCTTTACCCTGGTTTCTTATGGAGAGTTGAGAAGATTTTAGGAATTGGAGCAGAGAAGAGACTAAAGAAGAGCCTCAAAGTTGTCGAGAACTACATGGACGATGCCATAGCAGCAAGAAAAGGAAATCCATCGGATGACTTATTATCTCGATTCATGAAGAAAAAAGACGCTGATGGTAATCTCTTTCCAATCGCAGTTCTCCAACGAATCGCTCTAAACTTCGTCCTAGCCGGCCGCGACACCTCCTCAGTTGCTCTTAGCTGGTTCTTCTGGCTAGTCATGAACCACCCTGAAGTTGAAGCAAAGATTGTGAAGGAAATATCAACCACACTTGAAAAAACGCGTGGCAATGATCACCAGAAATGGCTTGATGAGCCTCTGGACTTTGATGAAGCCGATAAATTGGTCTATCTTAAAGCAGCATTAGCAGAAACACTGCGTCTATACCCCTCAGTCCCTCAGGATTTCAAATATGTTGTAGCAGATGATGTTTTGCCGGACGGCACATTTGTACCTGCAGGTTCAACTGTTACATATTCTATATATTCTGTAGGAAGAATGGAGAGCATATGGGGTGAGGATTGCATGGAATTCAAGCCGGAGCGGTGGCTGTCACTGGAAGGGAACCGATTTGAACCTCCTAAAGATAGCTACAAGTTCGTATCTTTTAATGCTGGACCAAGAACTTGTCTAGGGAAGGACTTGGCTTACCTGCAAATGAAGTCTGTGGCTTCAGCTGTGCTTTTGCGTTACCGGTTATCTCTGGTTCCGGGCCACAGTGTGCAGCAGAAGATGTCTCTTACTTTGTTCATGAAGAATGGGCTTC
- the LOC110608793 gene encoding josephin-like protein produces the protein MSTKKNQDCHRPSISKKAISHKQNSFSKRVAGNIGLSGCCGFRLLKKSEFSPLYFLKRLESKVAKALHWRRPSSVGRPRPFVAPIDTHRTEAISECIEFINSSSSSSFQMSNSIAENPS, from the coding sequence ATGTCCACAAAGAAGAATCAAGACTGTCATAGGCCGAGTATTAGCAAGAAAGCCATTTCCCACAAACAGAACTCTTTTAGTAAAAGAGTTGCTGGGAACATAGGGCTTTCTGGATGTTGTGGATTCAGACTACTTAAAAAGTCAGAATTCTCGCCTTTGTACTTTCTCAAGCGTCTTGAGAGTAAGGTGGCAAAAGCTCTACACTGGAGGAGACCCTCATCTGTAGGAAGACCAAGGCCTTTTGTAGCTCCCATTGATACTCACAGAACCGAGGCCATATCAGAGTGCATTGAGTTCATcaactcctcttcttcttcttctttccagATGTCAAATTCTATTGCTGAAAATCCTAGTTAA
- the LOC110603122 gene encoding josephin-like protein — protein MEFDNPQIYHERQRLQFCLLHALNNLFQRKDEFTRASLDAIAQKLVLDDPNKQNWTPFSVVFKPHHNSLTGNYDINVLIAALEEKGKTVVWHDRRNGASSIHLENHSNGSEDSKLFGIVLNVQVRRYAGLWKSRHWVALRNICGVWYNLDSDLREPMAFQDADEVRAFLDYIIGQDGEVLLVMNEKE, from the exons ATGGAATTCGATAACCCTCAAATTTATCACGAGAGGCAAAGATTGCAGTTCTGCCTCTTGCACGCACTCAACAATCTCTTCCAG CGAAAGGATGAGTTTACTCGAGCGAGCTTGGATGCAATTGCTCAGAAACTCGTTTTGGATGATCCAAACAAGCAGAACTGGACACCCTTTTCTGTTGTCTTCAAGCCTCATCATAATTCCCTCACTGGAAACTATGACATTAATGTCTTAATAGCCGCCCTTGAAGAGAAAGGTAAGACTGTAGTTTGGCATGACCGTCGAAATGGGGCTTCCTCAATTCATCTTGAGAATCATAGTAATGGGTCTGAAGATAGTAAATTGTTTGGTATTGTGCTTAATGTTCAAGTTAGACGATATGCTGGCCTTTGGAAGAGTAGGCATTGGGTTGCTTTGAGAAATATTTGTGGGGTTTGGTATAATTTGGATAGTGATCTTAGAGAGCCTATGGCTTTTCAGGATGCTGATGAGGTTAGGGCATTCTTGGATTACATTATTGGTCAGGATGGGGAAGTGTTGCTTGTCATGAATGAGAAAGAGTGA
- the LOC110609103 gene encoding phosphomethylpyrimidine synthase, chloroplastic isoform X1 → MASVQATSFASSVCKNGTQKFPSSSFLPGFDVVAGRGFIKKETLPRSLISSIPRATLTFDPPTTNSDKIKQRKHTLDPSSPDFLPLPSFEQCFPRSTKEYREVVHEQTGHVLKVPFRRVHLSGDEPCFDNYDTSGPQNISPRTGLPKLRKDWVDRREKLGTPRYTQMYYAKQGIITEEMLYCAVREKLDPEFVRSEVARGRAIIPSNKKHLELQPMIVGRNFLVKVNANIGNSAVASSIEEEVYKVQWATMWGADTVMDLSTGRHIHETREWILRNSAVPVGTVPIYQALEKVNGIAENLSWEVFRETLIEQAEQGVDYFTIHAGVLLRYIPLTAKRMTGIVSRGGSIHAKWCLAYHKENFAYEHWDDILDICNQYDVALSIGDGLRPGSIYDANDTAQFAELLTQGELTRRAWEKDVQVMNEGPGHIPMHKIPENMQKQLEWCNEAPFYTLGPLTTDIAPGYDHITSAIGAANIGALGTALLCYVTPKEHLGLPNRDDVKAGVIAYKISAHAADLAKGHPHAQAWDDALSKARFEFRWMDQFALSLDPMTAMSFHDETLPSEGAKVAHFCSMCGPKFCSMKITEDVRKYAEEHGYGSAEEAVQHGMDAMSAEFLAAKKTVSGEQHGEVGGEIYLPESYIRSSERSI, encoded by the exons ATGGCGTCTGTGCAAGCTACTAGTTTTGCCTCATCTGTGTGCAAAAATGGCACCCAGAAGTTTCCGAGCAGCTCCTTCTTGCCGGGTTTTGATGTCGTGGCTGGCCGTGGATTTATTAAGAAGGAAACTTTACCTCGCTCTTTGATCTCATCTATTCCCAGAGCCACCTTAACCTTTGATCCTCCAACTACCAATTCAGATAAAATTAAACAGAGGAAGCATACTCTTGATCCTTCTTCTCCTgattttcttcctcttccctcTTTCGAACAGTGTTTTCCAAGGAGTACAAAAGAATACAG GGAAGTTGTTCATGAACAGACTGGCCATGTTCTCAAGGTTCCTTTCAGGCGGGTCCACTTGTCTGGGGATGAACCCTGTTTCGATAATTATGATACCAGTGGTCCTCAAAACATTAGTCCCCGAACAG GACTTCCTAAACTGCGTAAAGACTGGGTTGATAGGCGGGAGAAGCTAGGCACACCAAGATACACTCAGATGTACTATGCGAAGCAAGGAATAATAACTGAGGAAATGCTGTATTGTGCTGTTCGAGAGAAACTTGACCCAGAGTTTGTGAGGTCAGAGGTTGCTCGTGGACGGGCAATAATCCCTTCCAACAAGAAGCACCTAGAATTACAGCCAATGATAGTTGGAAGAAATTTTTTGGTCAAAGTCAATGCTAATATTGGAAATTCTGCTGTTGCAAGCTCTATTGAGGAAGAAGTTTATAAGGTTCAATGGGCAACCATGTGGGGTGCTGACACTGTCATGGACCTTTCAACAGGTCGCCACATTCACGAGACCCGTGAATGGATATTACGAAACTCTGCTGTGCCAGTTGGAACTGTGCCCATCTATCAAGCACTTGAGAAAGTTAATGGAATCGCTGAAAATCTGAGCTGGGAAGTCTTCAGAGAGACATTGATTGAACAAGCCGAGCAAGGAGTAGATTATTTCACTATCCATGCTGGGGTTCTTCTGCGATACATTCCTTTAACTGCAAAACGAATGACAGGAATTGTTTCTCGTGGAGGGTCAATTCATGCCAAGTGGTGCTTGGCTTATCACAAGGAAAATTTTGCTTATGAACACTGGGATGACATACTTGACATCTGTAATCAATATGATGTGGCCCTTTCAATTGGTGATGGGCTGAGACCTGGGTCCATATATGATGCAAATGACACTGCACAATTTGCAGAGCTCTTGACTCAGGGGGAGCTAACCCGTCGAGCATGGGAGAAGGACGTGCAG GTAATGAATGAAGGACCTGGCCATATTCCTATGCACAAAATCCCAGAGAACATGCAAAAACAGCTAGAGTGGTGCAATGAAGCACCTTTCTACACTCTTGGACCCCTGACAACTGATATTGCTCCCGGATACGATCACATTACCTCTGCCATTGGTGCTGCCAACATCGGGGCTCTAGGCACTGCACTCCTCTGTTATGTCACACCAAAGGAGCATCTTGGGTTACCAAATAGGGATGATGTGAAGGCTGGAGTTATAGCATATAAGATATCTGCACATGCAGCTGATTTAGCAAAAGGTCACCCTCACGCTCAAGCCTGGGATGATGCATTAAGCAAGGCCCGATTTGAGTTCAGATGGATGGACCAATTTGCTTTATCCTTGGACCCGATGACAGCAATGTCCTTCCATGACGAAACCCTGCCATCAGAAGGTGCAAAAGTAGCACATTTTTGCTCTATGTGTGGTCCAAAGTTCTGCTCCATGAAGATAACAGAGGATGTGAGGAAGTACGCAGAGGAGCATGGTTATGGTAGCGCAGAGGAAGCTGTACAACATGGGATGGATGCTATGAGTGCTGAATTCCTGGCTGCTAAGAAAACTGTTAGCGGAGAACAACATGGTGAAGTTGGTGGAGAAATCTACCTGCCGGAAAGTTACATTAGATCTTCTGAAAG GAGCATATGA
- the LOC110609103 gene encoding phosphomethylpyrimidine synthase, chloroplastic isoform X2 yields the protein MASVQATSFASSVCKNGTQKFPSSSFLPGFDVVAGRGFIKKETLPRSLISSIPRATLTFDPPTTNSDKIKQRKHTLDPSSPDFLPLPSFEQCFPRSTKEYREVVHEQTGHVLKVPFRRVHLSGDEPCFDNYDTSGPQNISPRTGLPKLRKDWVDRREKLGTPRYTQMYYAKQGIITEEMLYCAVREKLDPEFVRSEVARGRAIIPSNKKHLELQPMIVGRNFLVKVNANIGNSAVASSIEEEVYKVQWATMWGADTVMDLSTGRHIHETREWILRNSAVPVGTVPIYQALEKVNGIAENLSWEVFRETLIEQAEQGVDYFTIHAGVLLRYIPLTAKRMTGIVSRGGSIHAKWCLAYHKENFAYEHWDDILDICNQYDVALSIGDGLRPGSIYDANDTAQFAELLTQGELTRRAWEKDVQVMNEGPGHIPMHKIPENMQKQLEWCNEAPFYTLGPLTTDIAPGYDHITSAIGAANIGALGTALLCYVTPKEHLGLPNRDDVKAGVIAYKISAHAADLAKGHPHAQAWDDALSKARFEFRWMDQFALSLDPMTAMSFHDETLPSEGAKVAHFCSMCGPKFCSMKITEDVRKYAEEHGYGSAEEAVQHGMDAMSAEFLAAKKTVSGEQHGEVGGEIYLPESYIRSSER from the exons ATGGCGTCTGTGCAAGCTACTAGTTTTGCCTCATCTGTGTGCAAAAATGGCACCCAGAAGTTTCCGAGCAGCTCCTTCTTGCCGGGTTTTGATGTCGTGGCTGGCCGTGGATTTATTAAGAAGGAAACTTTACCTCGCTCTTTGATCTCATCTATTCCCAGAGCCACCTTAACCTTTGATCCTCCAACTACCAATTCAGATAAAATTAAACAGAGGAAGCATACTCTTGATCCTTCTTCTCCTgattttcttcctcttccctcTTTCGAACAGTGTTTTCCAAGGAGTACAAAAGAATACAG GGAAGTTGTTCATGAACAGACTGGCCATGTTCTCAAGGTTCCTTTCAGGCGGGTCCACTTGTCTGGGGATGAACCCTGTTTCGATAATTATGATACCAGTGGTCCTCAAAACATTAGTCCCCGAACAG GACTTCCTAAACTGCGTAAAGACTGGGTTGATAGGCGGGAGAAGCTAGGCACACCAAGATACACTCAGATGTACTATGCGAAGCAAGGAATAATAACTGAGGAAATGCTGTATTGTGCTGTTCGAGAGAAACTTGACCCAGAGTTTGTGAGGTCAGAGGTTGCTCGTGGACGGGCAATAATCCCTTCCAACAAGAAGCACCTAGAATTACAGCCAATGATAGTTGGAAGAAATTTTTTGGTCAAAGTCAATGCTAATATTGGAAATTCTGCTGTTGCAAGCTCTATTGAGGAAGAAGTTTATAAGGTTCAATGGGCAACCATGTGGGGTGCTGACACTGTCATGGACCTTTCAACAGGTCGCCACATTCACGAGACCCGTGAATGGATATTACGAAACTCTGCTGTGCCAGTTGGAACTGTGCCCATCTATCAAGCACTTGAGAAAGTTAATGGAATCGCTGAAAATCTGAGCTGGGAAGTCTTCAGAGAGACATTGATTGAACAAGCCGAGCAAGGAGTAGATTATTTCACTATCCATGCTGGGGTTCTTCTGCGATACATTCCTTTAACTGCAAAACGAATGACAGGAATTGTTTCTCGTGGAGGGTCAATTCATGCCAAGTGGTGCTTGGCTTATCACAAGGAAAATTTTGCTTATGAACACTGGGATGACATACTTGACATCTGTAATCAATATGATGTGGCCCTTTCAATTGGTGATGGGCTGAGACCTGGGTCCATATATGATGCAAATGACACTGCACAATTTGCAGAGCTCTTGACTCAGGGGGAGCTAACCCGTCGAGCATGGGAGAAGGACGTGCAG GTAATGAATGAAGGACCTGGCCATATTCCTATGCACAAAATCCCAGAGAACATGCAAAAACAGCTAGAGTGGTGCAATGAAGCACCTTTCTACACTCTTGGACCCCTGACAACTGATATTGCTCCCGGATACGATCACATTACCTCTGCCATTGGTGCTGCCAACATCGGGGCTCTAGGCACTGCACTCCTCTGTTATGTCACACCAAAGGAGCATCTTGGGTTACCAAATAGGGATGATGTGAAGGCTGGAGTTATAGCATATAAGATATCTGCACATGCAGCTGATTTAGCAAAAGGTCACCCTCACGCTCAAGCCTGGGATGATGCATTAAGCAAGGCCCGATTTGAGTTCAGATGGATGGACCAATTTGCTTTATCCTTGGACCCGATGACAGCAATGTCCTTCCATGACGAAACCCTGCCATCAGAAGGTGCAAAAGTAGCACATTTTTGCTCTATGTGTGGTCCAAAGTTCTGCTCCATGAAGATAACAGAGGATGTGAGGAAGTACGCAGAGGAGCATGGTTATGGTAGCGCAGAGGAAGCTGTACAACATGGGATGGATGCTATGAGTGCTGAATTCCTGGCTGCTAAGAAAACTGTTAGCGGAGAACAACATGGTGAAGTTGGTGGAGAAATCTACCTGCCGGAAAGTTACATTAGATCTTCTGAAAGGTGA